Within the Maridesulfovibrio zosterae DSM 11974 genome, the region TGTTTCCACCGTTGAACATCTTCTTGCTGCTGTTCGTGGTATGGGAATTGATAATATTCATATTGAAGTACGAGGCAATGAACTTCCTATTATGGATGGTAGTGCCGGACCTTTCGTATACTTGCTCCGTCAAGCCGGAGTGAGAGATCTTTCCAGATCACGCAAAGTTTTAGCTGTTACCAAGTCTATTAATTTTGAGCAGGATGGAAAGTTTATTCGCGCTTATCCACATGATGGTTTTGCTGTGGATTACACTATCGATTTTAAACATCCTCAAATAGGTAGACAGACGCTATCTCTTGAAATAACACCTCAAATTTTTTCTGAAGAATTGGCTAAAGCAAGAACCTTTGGTTTTTTGAAAGAGGTTGAATACCTGCATGCTAACGGGCTGGCTCTTGGTGGATCACTTGATAATGCTGTTGTCCTCGATGATTACGGCATTCTTAATGATGGTGGTCTCCGCTATGCTGATGAGTTTGTCAGACATAAAATCCTTGATTTTGTAGGTGATATGGCTGTTTTAGAAAAACCTTTACAGGGGCGCTTTGAGGTTTATGCTTCGGGGCATGCTTTGAATAATTCTTTCCTCAAGTATCTTAACGCTAATGCTGAAGATTATCTTGAAGAATATTCACTTGAGCCTTTGTACGAAAAGGTTGCAGAAAAAGGATACGCTACTGTGGCTCCAGATGCAGCTCTTTCACCGGCATAGCAACTCTTCTTTTAGATTTTGTAAGCCCGCTAATTTAGCGGGCTTTTTTTATGTCAAATTCTGAATCTAAATTTGAGTGTTACTTGACTCTGTTTGAAGCAAGGGTAACTATCATCATTAATTAGGAATGCATGGTTTTATTTGACAAGTTCAGCTAATTTATTGCTTAGATTGTGCTTTCAAAATATAGTCTTCTATCGGTGTCTGACATATATTCAAGGAGTCCTTAATGTTCCGGTCAATCAGTACTAGAATTTCATCTATAGTTGCTATTGTGGTTGCTGTTGCAACTCTTACTACTCTGGTCTTCACCAGCACTACGGTCGAAGAGGATATGACCAATGCGCAGGGACGAACTGCGCGAAATACTATCAGAATGGCACTCCTTTCTTTACAAGAAGGAAAGCAGGCTATTGAGCGCTATCGCAATCATGCTTATAAAGAGCGGAAGCAATCGATTAAGGATTCTCTGGATATTTTTTCAGCACAACTTGATTCCTGCTATGAGCTGTATAAGTCGGGAAAATTAAGTGAGGCAGATGCTAAGGGGGCAGCATATAATCTAGCACGCAAAACCAGATATTTTAATAATGATTATTTTTTTATTTACGATGATAAACTAACTTCTCTCGCACATCCCGATAGATCAATTGAAGGGCGCAATGTATTACACACACAGGATAAACATAATTATGCTTTTGGTCCTGATATGATCAGAAAGGCAACTCTTGAAGGCGGAGGATATTTGGAGTTGTGGTGGACAAGGCTTGGTGAGAACAATCCAATTCCAAAAATTTTATATGTTAAAAGTTTTCCACATTGGAACTGGATACTAGGGACCGGTGCATATGTTGATGACATTGAGGCTTCCGTTGAAAGGCAGAAAGATGGGCTTATTAATGATATGCGCAAAGGTTTTTCACAGATTAGACTTTCTGAAACAGGTAGACTTTTTATTTTTGACAACGAAAAGAATGTGCTCGTTGCTCCACTTGGATCAGGTCCTGGTTTTGGCGAGAGTATAAATCTTGATACTGGAAAAACACTTATTCATGATTTGAAGGAAGTAGGTAAGCTTGAAAATTGGAAGCTCAACTACCGTATACTACAGCAAGACGGTGTTGAGGTAGAACGTCAGGCTTTTGTCAGATATTTTGCTCCTCTTGGTTGGTATGTTGCTTCAACAGTGCCATTAGACGAGATTTCTGCTCCTGTTGTTGATCTTATTTTTAAACAGGGATTGATAAGTGTTATTATTCTGCTCTTTACAATTGGTTTAATTTACTATGCGGTCCGTCGTATCTGCTTGCCGATTCGCAGCGTTTCTAAGGCAGCTTTTCATGTCTCTAATGGTGATTTAAAAGAGGCTAAGGCTGTATTTTATCAAGCTACAGATAAAGGACATTTAAAGTATGTAGTTGATTCGTTTGGTACTGATGATGAGAGTAACTTTGACGAGGTTGACCAGCTTGTTAAGTCTATACATACAATGTTGCAGACTCTTAATTCGTTAGTAAGTGGGGTTCAGGCATCTGGTGATCAGGTTACCGGAGCTACTTTAAAGCTTGGTGCGGCGATCAATCAGTTGGAAATTGCAGTTGAGAATCAGGCTACAGCAACTCAAGAATTGGGAAGTACTTCTCGCGAAATTTCAGCTACCTCACAAGAATTGGCTCGGACAATGAATGAGTCGACCAAAGTTGCGGTTTCTACAGGCGACCTCGCTGCACAGGGAATGCGCAATTTAAATGTTATGAGCCAAACTATAGATACGATGAGAGATGCTTCCGGTGGAATTTTTTCAAAGCTTTCTGTTATTAATTCTAAAGCAGCCAATATCAGCACCGTTGTTACTTCAATTTCTAAAATTTCAGAGCAGATTAATCTTCTTTCGCTTAATGCTGCAATCGAAGCTGAAAAGGCAGGAGAGTTTGGTCAGGGGTTTTCTGTTGTTGCCAGAGAAATCAGAAAACTTGCAGATCAGACAGCTATGTCTACTCTTGATATCGAAAAGATTGTGGCTGAGATGCTTTCTGCCGTTTCATCCGGTGTTATGGAGATGGATAAATTTAGGCAGCAGGTTGAAAGCGGGGTTAGCAATGTTGCAGCCCTTGGTACAGGTATTTCTGGTGTTGTAAATCAGGTCCAGTCGTTAACTCCGCAGTTTGAGGCTGTTAATGAAGGGATGCAAAACCAAAGTGAAGGGGCTGCACAGATTAGTAAGGCTATGATTCAGCTTAGCGAGACATCTATTCAGACCAAAGATGCACTTACTGAATTTGTATCCATCACGGAATACCTTTCAAATTCTGTTTCCAGTCTTGAAGAGGAAGTTGCCGTTTTTAAAGTTGAAAAAGAGTAACTGAAAATATTATTAAGTTGTTAGTAGCTCTGCTAAAAAACCACCATAGTTTTGTTGTGGAATTCTTTCGACATTAAGAAATTCTGAGAAAGAGTGTTTGAAGTGTACTCCTAAGAGAGTCTTAAGGTTGGCGTTATCGGTAAGCAGTTTGAACCCGCACTGGGGTTTTTTGTACATTATTCTGAATCTGGCCGGGATTGACGGTGGTAGGTCCAGTGCAAAGAGTAATTGATAAAATGAATTATCTGGATTTTCAGTATCTTTTTTGATTTTTAAAACAATTTCTTGATTGAGAGCAGTCGGAACAAGCCAAGGCATATAAAATAGTTTCGCATATCTTAGCACTGAGTTCAGGTCTGCCACGCATTTCTGAGTCTCAAAGAAAAGTGATGCTATGTGTCCATTTTCTTCCAGCAATTCTAAAAAAGCATTCAATCTTAACTGTGAGTTTGCTAACTCCATATTATCAAACTGATTAAATAAACATCTGGCCTGAGACTGGAATGCAGAGCGCTTGGTTACAAACTTTCTGGTAACTTCCGCAGGGTCGATATATATGCCCTGTTTATTTAAGTTATCCGGACTAATTTCTTTAAGAAGTATATCTGGATACAATTGTTGGACTATAAATGTGAGCGTATCACCGGGGGCTGGGACGGTTTGAATATTAGCTAATAGTTTCTGATCCTCAATCTGGACCCAGCCGAGCTTGTGCTGTTCCCATTTTAATAAGACTCCCTGAATTATCTGTCCTACTTTATAGCGTTTACGAAAAATAGTGGAGCGCTCGGAACTGCCTCTTCCTCCATTGTGAAATTGTCTGCCACCGTATTTAGAAATTTTCATAAGAATACCATTTTGATCTTTAACGCACTCAGCTGAATAAAATTATGATCTCAAGCCAAGCTTAAATTTATAGACACATATTTTTATATTTCGAGCTTAACGCAAAGCTATTTCATGACTTAAGATTTTTTACGAATATTAACAGCTATAAAAATTGTTTTAAAAATTCTGATCAATAATCAATTCAACTTCTTCAATAGAGAGGCCTGTTGCTTTTGCCAGACGGCTAACAGGTTTACCTTCTTTATGTCCGGTGAGGATTATCTGACGTAAAAATTGGGGGGAGCGTGAAAATTCATCGGCTTGAGCTAAAATCTTTTTGAGCCTTTTGGCTTTCTGATCAAGCAGTCTGTCAAGTTTAGCAAGTTCACTTTGCCTTTCTTCAAAGGTATTCATCAGTTCATTCTCAAGTTGTGCATTGAAATGAAGTTTATTAATGAGTTCCTGCTGCTTGGATTGCAGTTTGGTAACAAGTTCTTCAGATTTTTTGAGCCGCATAAAGAAAAATATTACGGCAACAAGCAGGATTATTTCAGTTAAAGAAAAGAAAATGAGCAAAAATACAGTCATAGTTTATCAGATCCGGCAATTGGTTATTGAAGAGATCATATTTTGCCCTGTTTAGAGGCAGAGAGCAACACGCAAATGACTAAATTTTAACGTTTATGATATTTCCGGACCACGGAGAGGATTTAGGCTCTTTTTCTTCTTCTGTATCTGGTTTATCTTTTTTGTGATTACTCTGCGAAGTATGTTGGCGGGCGTTCCCACCTTCTTCATCCTGAATTGCGTGGGATCCATCATCTTTTTCAATTTTTTGTATTTGCTTTTGGGCTTCTTTATTTTTTTCTTGCTCAGCAGGATTAATCATAAGGGTCTGCTGCATCTGCGATTTGGTCGTCTCAGAATTAGAAATTTTCTGAACATTCACAAGTTGTGAAATGATCAGAGGCATATCTACAGGACCGGGCATGCTTATTACCTCACAAGATACTTCTCAAATAAAATTTCATCAAATTCACCTGCAACTATGTACTGATTGATGACCATGAGTAGATCTTTTTTCAGTTTATCTACATTCTTCTTATCGGATAAAAACTGCAAATCTTTATTTTTTAGATAGAAGTATATTGCGTCCCTCAAAATAAGGGTTTTGCGTCCATATTCGGCCACAACACGCTCATCTTTAGTAGTCATTGCAAATCTGGCTATAAGAAATCTTGTGTGATTTTTGTCGTCCCGTTGTTCTATCCAGAACGGTTCCATTCGTAAAAGCGTAACACCAGGTTCTTCCGGTGGTGGTGGAACCTCTGCTGGAATTTCAGGAATTGTCTCCATTGTTTCTTCTACTGCTGGAGGGGGACTTTGGGGAGATGGATCACTGAATAAAAAAAGCTTAACAAGAACAGCTGATAATAGGAGTATAATGACTACTATTCCAATTAAAACGAAAAGTTTGGTTTTGGATTTTTTTTCAACCGTTGCCGGCTCAAGAGAATCAAGCTGTTCAGGCTCTTCCTCTTTAATATCCTCTTCCTCTTCTTCGTCTTCAAGGAAAGGGGCATCATCAAGGTCAAGCTCAACCTTTTGGGTAGCCTTATTTGTAGGGACGGGAGATGTGTCCTCCCCGGAATCATCAAAATCATCTACCGCGAGGAAGAGCATTCT harbors:
- the lpxC gene encoding UDP-3-O-acyl-N-acetylglucosamine deacetylase, with amino-acid sequence MLQTTIHNTVRCKGIGLHSGKQVEIVLRPAAEDTGILFSLHTGSGSSFITPNPDLVVATGLATTLGNGQDSVSTVEHLLAAVRGMGIDNIHIEVRGNELPIMDGSAGPFVYLLRQAGVRDLSRSRKVLAVTKSINFEQDGKFIRAYPHDGFAVDYTIDFKHPQIGRQTLSLEITPQIFSEELAKARTFGFLKEVEYLHANGLALGGSLDNAVVLDDYGILNDGGLRYADEFVRHKILDFVGDMAVLEKPLQGRFEVYASGHALNNSFLKYLNANAEDYLEEYSLEPLYEKVAEKGYATVAPDAALSPA
- a CDS encoding methyl-accepting chemotaxis protein; this translates as MFRSISTRISSIVAIVVAVATLTTLVFTSTTVEEDMTNAQGRTARNTIRMALLSLQEGKQAIERYRNHAYKERKQSIKDSLDIFSAQLDSCYELYKSGKLSEADAKGAAYNLARKTRYFNNDYFFIYDDKLTSLAHPDRSIEGRNVLHTQDKHNYAFGPDMIRKATLEGGGYLELWWTRLGENNPIPKILYVKSFPHWNWILGTGAYVDDIEASVERQKDGLINDMRKGFSQIRLSETGRLFIFDNEKNVLVAPLGSGPGFGESINLDTGKTLIHDLKEVGKLENWKLNYRILQQDGVEVERQAFVRYFAPLGWYVASTVPLDEISAPVVDLIFKQGLISVIILLFTIGLIYYAVRRICLPIRSVSKAAFHVSNGDLKEAKAVFYQATDKGHLKYVVDSFGTDDESNFDEVDQLVKSIHTMLQTLNSLVSGVQASGDQVTGATLKLGAAINQLEIAVENQATATQELGSTSREISATSQELARTMNESTKVAVSTGDLAAQGMRNLNVMSQTIDTMRDASGGIFSKLSVINSKAANISTVVTSISKISEQINLLSLNAAIEAEKAGEFGQGFSVVAREIRKLADQTAMSTLDIEKIVAEMLSAVSSGVMEMDKFRQQVESGVSNVAALGTGISGVVNQVQSLTPQFEAVNEGMQNQSEGAAQISKAMIQLSETSIQTKDALTEFVSITEYLSNSVSSLEEEVAVFKVEKE
- a CDS encoding flagellar basal body-associated FliL family protein produces the protein MLFLAVDDFDDSGEDTSPVPTNKATQKVELDLDDAPFLEDEEEEEDIKEEEPEQLDSLEPATVEKKSKTKLFVLIGIVVIILLLSAVLVKLFLFSDPSPQSPPPAVEETMETIPEIPAEVPPPPEEPGVTLLRMEPFWIEQRDDKNHTRFLIARFAMTTKDERVVAEYGRKTLILRDAIYFYLKNKDLQFLSDKKNVDKLKKDLLMVINQYIVAGEFDEILFEKYLVR